From a single Entelurus aequoreus isolate RoL-2023_Sb linkage group LG12, RoL_Eaeq_v1.1, whole genome shotgun sequence genomic region:
- the stk26 gene encoding serine/threonine-protein kinase 26 encodes MEVPGMQSSQINPEDLFNKLDRIGKGSFGEVFKGIDNRTQSVVAIKIIDLEEAEDEIEDIQQEITVLSQCDSPYITKYYGSYLKGSKLWIIMEYLGGGSALDLLRAGPFEESQIATLLKEILKGLDYLHSEKKIHRDIKAANVLLSEHGQVKLADFGVAGQLTDTQIKRDTFVGTPFWMAPEVIQQSAYDFKADIWSLGITAIELAKGEPPHCEMHPMRVLFLIPKSPPPTLTGDFSKSFKEFTEACLNKDPSFRPTAKELLKHKFIVKHCKKTSYLSELIDRYRRWREQGHNDSSSDDSDSESGDRKVDSPEWSFTTIRKKKPDRRRPFNGQDQLNVSTSLSTVISPVFTELKQQHKEHSEQRLAIEELEHNIRMAEDVCPGITDRMVTHIIARFNTN; translated from the exons AGCTCTCAGATTAATCCAGAAGATTTATTCAACAAATTGGACCGCATTGGTAAAGGCTCCTTTGGAGAG GTGTTCAAAGGCATCGACAATCGCACACAAAGCGTGGTGGCCATCAAGATAATCGACCTGGAGGAGGCAGAGGATGAAATTGAGGACATCCAGCAGGAGATCACAGTGCTGAGCCAGTGTGACAGTCCTTACATCACCAAGTACTATGGCTCTTACCTCAAG GGCAGCAAACTGTGGATCATCATGGAGTACCTTGGTGGAGGTTCTGCACTTGACTTG ctgcGTGCAGGTCCCTTTGAAGAGTCCCAGATCGCCACGCTGCTGAAGGAGATCCTAAAGGGTCTGGACTACCTCCACTCGGAGAAGAAGATCCACAGAGACATCAAAG CCGCCAATGTGCTCTTGTCGGAGCATGGCCAGGTGAAGCTGGCCGACTTCGGGGTGGCCGGTCAGCTGACCGACACGCAGATCAAGCGGGATACCTTTGTGGGGACGCCCTTCTGGATGGCGCCTGAAGTCATCCAGCAGTCTGCATACGACTTCAAG GCGGATATCTGGTCGCTGGGCATCACCGCCATTGAGCTCGCCAAGGGGGAACCGCCCCACTGTGAAATGCATCCAATGCGGGTCCTCTTCCTCATCCCCAAGTCTCCGCCCCCCACGCTGACGGGCGACTTTTCCAAGAGCTTCAAAGAGTTCACCGAGGCGTGCCTTAACAAAGACCCCAGCTTC CGTCCCACCGCCAAAGAGCTGCTGAAGCACAAGTTCATTGTCAAACACTGCAAGAAGACGTCGTACCTCAGCGAGCTGATCGACAGGTATAGGCGGTGGCGAGAGCAGGGACACAATGACAGCAGTTCTGACGACTCCGACAG TGAGTCCGGTGACAGAAAGGTTGATTCTCCCGAGTGGAGCTTCACGACGATCCGCAAAAAGAAGCCAGACAGACGGCGGCCATTTAACGGACAG GATCAGCTGAATGTGTCCACCAGTCTGTCTACTGTCATCTCGCCTGTCTTCACTGAG TTGAAGCAGCAGCACAAGGAGCACTCTGAGCAGCGATTGGCCATTGAGGAGCTGGAACACAACATCCGAATGGCCGAGGACGTGTGTCCGGGCATCACAGACAGGATGGTGACGCACATCATCGCCAG GTTCAACACCAACTGa